A section of the Chryseobacterium scophthalmum genome encodes:
- a CDS encoding PD-(D/E)XK nuclease family protein, whose protein sequence is MNQQLPNIFKYATRELSQDAFLCWLLSLADKKYATTETQSLHELAVNLIHKFYNDSKFEFTDVKVKKQKQRIDIWVEIDEKYLLVIEDKTNSNAGIDQLITYKKTAADFCKKNNFESPKCVYLKTGLESANQFSSNAKNEGWTMFSLEDLFLVFNSQIKNISHPFVVDFFNITKEKINRRENYSCFIKSTESANDVISVFYKHLEQDGIFKRWGAVDIRGTRRLFADNCYFIEDEYAVYMQLEKLKLRIKINLGQLGSEKGKQYKTFKKGFDQKDIRSIYDKIGSLLKTNTFFEDIATKPAKFSKHNYLTFAEIENSAWLVFTKNDTLDYDKTAENIKNIKQQLIEFITSSKDSIKIIVEDVFKK, encoded by the coding sequence ATGAATCAACAATTACCTAATATATTTAAATATGCAACAAGAGAATTATCGCAAGATGCTTTTTTATGTTGGCTGCTTTCATTAGCAGATAAAAAATACGCAACTACAGAAACTCAGTCTCTTCACGAGCTTGCAGTTAATCTGATACACAAGTTTTACAATGATTCAAAATTTGAATTTACAGACGTTAAAGTAAAAAAACAAAAACAGCGAATTGACATTTGGGTAGAAATTGATGAAAAATACCTACTCGTTATAGAGGATAAAACAAATAGTAACGCAGGAATTGATCAATTAATTACTTATAAAAAGACTGCTGCAGACTTTTGTAAAAAAAACAATTTTGAATCTCCGAAATGTGTTTATTTAAAAACAGGCTTAGAATCTGCTAATCAATTTAGCTCTAATGCTAAAAATGAAGGTTGGACAATGTTTAGTCTGGAAGATTTATTTTTAGTTTTTAATTCTCAGATAAAAAATATTTCACACCCTTTTGTTGTTGACTTTTTTAATATTACTAAAGAGAAAATTAACAGAAGAGAAAACTACAGTTGTTTCATAAAGTCTACGGAATCGGCAAATGATGTGATATCAGTTTTTTATAAGCATTTGGAACAAGATGGCATTTTCAAAAGATGGGGAGCTGTAGATATACGAGGAACTCGCCGCTTGTTTGCAGATAACTGCTACTTTATAGAAGATGAGTATGCTGTCTATATGCAATTGGAGAAATTGAAATTAAGAATTAAGATAAATTTAGGGCAGCTAGGTTCTGAAAAAGGTAAACAATACAAGACTTTTAAAAAAGGATTCGACCAAAAAGATATAAGAAGCATTTACGATAAAATTGGAAGTTTGTTAAAAACAAATACATTTTTTGAAGATATAGCTACAAAACCAGCAAAGTTTAGCAAGCACAATTATTTAACGTTTGCAGAAATTGAAAATTCAGCGTGGTTGGTATTTACAAAAAATGATACATTGGACTATGATAAGACCGCTGAAAATATAAAAAATATAAAACAACAGCTAATAGAATTTATTACCTCTTCCAAAGATTCCATAAAAATTATAGTGGAAGATGTATTTAAAAAATAA
- a CDS encoding HsdM family class I SAM-dependent methyltransferase, whose product MTQDINFITKTKSLIDNLKSVCANYGLGNDGNEFKIITQVFLYKFLNDKFRYAVKQQMPELATATNFSEALVEMTNDDYQFLLAGLDPNIPRLQPEHLISYLFTKQNEGDFAKLFDDTLRQISIDNAEVFSVKSFSGAKDVLFDELSQYISDSSQRDAFCKALINKLFEFSFEEMFEQKYDFFATIFEYLIKDYNTDSGGKYAEYYTPHAVARIMAEIMVPEPVKGVKCYDPSAGSGTLLMSIAHQIGEENCTIYSEDISQKSSNMLRLNLVLNNLTHSIPNIIKTNTVAQPTYLDTKFDYIVSNPPFKLDFSDFQADLDKDAFKQRFFAGIPNIPKAKKESMAIYLLFIQHIMHSLSDTGKAAIVVPTGFITAQSGIEKKIRERLITNGWLRGVVSMPSNIFASTGTNVSVLFFDKNADNEHIVLMDASKLGQTVKEGKNQRTVLTPDEETKIIETFNQKKAIQDLSVIVSKEEISAKNYSFSAGQYFEVKIEYVDITPEEFAEKMQGFESSLQALFEKSNTLESEIQKQLKGLKYV is encoded by the coding sequence ATGACGCAGGACATAAACTTTATTACCAAAACAAAATCGCTGATCGATAACCTGAAAAGTGTTTGTGCCAATTATGGTTTAGGTAATGATGGAAACGAATTTAAAATTATTACACAGGTTTTTCTATATAAATTCCTTAACGATAAATTCCGCTATGCGGTAAAACAACAAATGCCGGAATTGGCAACTGCTACAAACTTCTCTGAAGCTTTAGTAGAAATGACTAATGACGACTATCAATTTTTACTGGCTGGTCTAGATCCTAATATCCCAAGATTACAACCTGAACATCTCATCTCATATCTGTTTACCAAACAAAATGAAGGTGATTTTGCCAAACTGTTTGATGATACTTTGAGGCAAATTTCTATAGATAATGCGGAAGTATTCTCTGTGAAATCTTTCTCTGGGGCAAAAGATGTTTTATTTGACGAGTTGAGCCAATATATTTCTGATTCTTCACAACGTGATGCTTTTTGCAAAGCTTTGATCAACAAATTATTTGAGTTTAGTTTCGAGGAAATGTTTGAGCAGAAATATGATTTTTTTGCGACAATATTTGAATATTTAATTAAAGATTACAACACCGATTCTGGTGGAAAGTATGCCGAATATTACACGCCTCACGCTGTGGCTCGTATTATGGCAGAAATAATGGTTCCCGAACCTGTAAAAGGTGTAAAATGCTATGATCCCAGTGCCGGATCAGGAACTTTGCTGATGAGTATTGCTCACCAAATAGGCGAAGAAAATTGCACCATTTATTCGGAAGATATTTCTCAGAAATCGAGTAATATGTTGCGTTTGAATTTAGTTTTGAATAACTTAACTCACTCGATACCTAATATTATTAAAACCAATACGGTCGCACAGCCAACCTATCTTGATACAAAATTTGATTACATAGTATCAAATCCACCGTTTAAGTTAGATTTCTCAGACTTTCAGGCAGATTTAGATAAAGATGCTTTTAAGCAACGTTTCTTCGCAGGAATCCCGAATATTCCGAAAGCTAAGAAAGAATCAATGGCAATTTACCTATTATTTATTCAGCATATTATGCACAGCTTAAGCGATACAGGTAAAGCCGCAATTGTAGTTCCTACAGGTTTTATTACTGCACAAAGCGGTATTGAAAAGAAGATCCGCGAAAGACTGATTACAAATGGTTGGTTACGTGGTGTTGTATCTATGCCAAGTAATATTTTCGCAAGTACAGGAACCAACGTATCTGTTTTGTTTTTTGATAAAAATGCAGATAACGAACATATTGTATTGATGGATGCTTCTAAACTTGGGCAAACCGTGAAAGAAGGTAAAAATCAACGTACAGTATTAACGCCAGATGAAGAAACTAAAATTATAGAAACCTTTAACCAGAAAAAAGCTATTCAAGACCTATCTGTTATAGTTAGCAAAGAAGAAATATCAGCCAAAAACTATTCTTTCTCAGCTGGGCAATATTTTGAGGTGAAGATAGAATATGTAGATATTACACCAGAAGAGTTTGCAGAGAAAATGCAAGGTTTTGAAAGCAGTTTGCAAGCTTTATTTGAAAAAAGTAATACTTTGGAAAGTGAAATTCAGAAACAATTAAAAGGATTGAAGTATGTATAA
- a CDS encoding restriction endonuclease subunit S, producing MSSGISSKPEQAGHGSPFVSFKTVFNNYFVPDNLNEYMNTSENDRFIYSVKKGDIFLTRTSESLDELAMSCVADKDYPEATYSGFLKRLRPTQNDITYDRFMAFYLRSELFRKTMTNNAIMTLRASFNEQIFSYLDLMLPSYNEQKKSGDFLYTINQKIKLNNKINAELEVMAQTLYDYWFVQFEFPNEEGKPYKYSGGKMVYNDVLKRLIPEGWEVKKFGELVKSIKTGLNPRNHFALGKGNNYYITIKNIEYGIIKFDNSCDKIDDESLNRIQKRSDLLKGDILFTSIEPVGKTYLLREDPKNWNINESVFSLKPNLSLVSPEFLFMLASSEEMKFKCKFSSTGSIHKGIRINPLKEFNFSFPSNKIMLDFTTIIQPILDKIDINQKQNQELSQLRDWLLPMLMNGQVKVTDYLEMNHETLAIVAESAMAYNSSVEKTTAWYDQRFELWVDQQSLAARGTLDKATLRELFDALNDEDK from the coding sequence ATGAGTTCTGGAATTTCTTCTAAACCTGAACAAGCTGGTCATGGTAGCCCTTTTGTTTCTTTCAAGACAGTTTTTAATAATTATTTTGTTCCGGATAATCTTAATGAATATATGAATACATCAGAAAATGATAGATTTATTTATTCTGTAAAAAAAGGAGATATTTTTTTGACAAGAACAAGTGAGTCATTAGATGAGTTGGCAATGAGTTGTGTTGCTGATAAAGATTATCCAGAGGCTACATATAGTGGGTTTCTAAAAAGATTAAGACCGACTCAAAATGATATCACGTATGATAGATTTATGGCTTTTTATTTGAGAAGTGAACTCTTCAGAAAAACAATGACTAATAATGCCATAATGACTTTACGTGCAAGTTTTAATGAACAAATATTTTCCTATTTAGATTTAATGCTTCCAAGTTATAATGAACAAAAAAAATCTGGAGATTTTTTATATACTATAAATCAAAAAATTAAGTTGAACAACAAGATCAATGCAGAGCTTGAAGTGATGGCACAGACCTTATATGATTATTGGTTTGTACAGTTTGAGTTTCCTAATGAAGAAGGTAAGCCCTACAAATATTCTGGCGGAAAAATGGTTTATAATGATGTCTTAAAAAGACTAATCCCTGAAGGTTGGGAGGTGAAGAAGTTTGGAGAATTGGTGAAGTCAATAAAGACCGGTTTAAATCCAAGAAATCATTTTGCTCTAGGAAAAGGAAATAATTACTACATAACAATTAAAAATATTGAGTATGGTATTATTAAATTTGATAACTCTTGTGATAAAATAGATGATGAGTCACTAAATAGAATACAAAAAAGGTCTGATTTACTCAAAGGAGATATTTTATTCACAAGTATTGAACCTGTTGGTAAGACGTATTTATTGAGAGAAGATCCAAAAAACTGGAATATAAATGAGTCTGTTTTTAGCTTAAAACCAAACTTAAGTTTAGTTAGCCCCGAATTCTTATTTATGCTTGCATCTAGTGAAGAAATGAAATTTAAATGCAAGTTTTCATCAACTGGAAGTATTCATAAAGGAATAAGAATTAATCCTTTAAAAGAATTTAATTTCTCCTTTCCATCTAATAAAATAATGTTAGATTTTACAACTATAATACAGCCAATCCTTGATAAAATTGATATAAACCAAAAACAAAACCAAGAACTCTCTCAACTCCGTGATTGGTTATTACCAATGTTGATGAATGGGCAGGTGAAGGTTACAGATTATTTAGAAATGAACCACGAAACTTTGGCAATTGTTGCAGAATCGGCAATGGCTTACAATAGTTCAGTGGAGAAAACTACTGCTTGGTACGATCAGCGTTTCGAATTGTGGGTGGATCAACAAAGTCTTGCAGCAAGAGGAACTTTAGATAAAGCTACACTCAGAGAATTATTCGATGCGTTGAATGATGAAGACAAATAG
- a CDS encoding ImmA/IrrE family metallo-endopeptidase has translation MKTNSEIEDIVKNVLTKYQKKGGSYKLFNDIMLEEGIVFKEVKSANNDFVGALTKGNNGQQNYIFINGNIGNAGRRHFTIAHELGHYFLSHQLKDNSIFCSNNDIVEEGTQYDPIEREANYFASCFLMPEEKVKPAFLIILENRSRKKIKDFLLVKNDYTFGIWLLIRDELTKRYGVSEAALRFRLQYLKLAKFEFKI, from the coding sequence ATGAAGACAAATAGTGAAATAGAAGATATCGTAAAGAATGTTTTAACAAAATATCAAAAGAAAGGTGGAAGTTACAAGCTTTTTAATGATATAATGTTAGAAGAAGGGATCGTATTTAAAGAAGTTAAGAGTGCTAACAACGATTTTGTTGGCGCACTTACAAAAGGAAATAATGGTCAGCAAAATTATATTTTCATCAATGGAAATATCGGAAATGCAGGTCGTAGGCATTTTACCATAGCTCATGAGTTGGGACATTATTTTTTATCACATCAATTAAAGGATAATTCGATCTTTTGCTCAAATAATGATATTGTAGAAGAAGGTACTCAGTATGATCCGATTGAAAGGGAAGCAAATTATTTCGCAAGTTGTTTTTTAATGCCCGAGGAAAAAGTAAAACCTGCTTTTTTAATCATCTTAGAAAATCGCAGTAGAAAGAAAATTAAAGATTTTTTATTAGTTAAAAATGATTATACTTTCGGAATTTGGCTATTAATAAGAGATGAACTTACCAAACGCTATGGTGTGTCAGAAGCTGCTTTAAGATTTCGTTTGCAATATTTGAAGTTGGCGAAATTTGAATTTAAAATATAG
- a CDS encoding AAA family ATPase has protein sequence MIDEITFKAYEISYVFGNEEREIELNLGTIKNNFWGENIYMVSAIVGKNGTGKSSILKYIKDNYSINHGYDSIGNIIYFSPHLDYRDDYNFDVDPTNISLDNILRRDLEDIIDDEKEPNENGWKLNPKQDLEYLNTDRQMDFLSSNIRVEHPVFSEIFEGLKFGIGNIVLRGSNKTEISKESFHNTPQQFREVILKILEKSETELDNWSSIRVRENKRVINQHEINAYIFKRNLIISFLSIVVSVMERHNDYLSEGVLDIDDSQDAIDLLRKFVKNAKVHSQGHSSKEAKTVFIPQVLELFEFIYAIVDEIKDEGLISNKSFNTEYKNLEKIKDLQKEILNHLAINYYNRRIKISNFLGIQSTDRKLSSGENALLNFYSVLYELIQKIDLENIQKEYILLLDEADLGYHPEWKKRFVNSIVKSLPLFFNFSNVQSKIQIIFTTHDPLTLSDIPRQNVVFLDKNDEGQTIISEQNIETFGANVNELLADSFFISDGLMGDFAKEKIQDLVSFLTFDMESADENQPIGVWDEDSAQQLIELVGEPVIQQRLQSLFDIKFNISEKEALQSKINELQQKLKELNEKDSDR, from the coding sequence ATGATTGATGAAATTACATTTAAAGCGTATGAAATCTCATACGTATTCGGAAATGAGGAACGTGAGATCGAATTGAACTTAGGAACGATTAAGAACAATTTTTGGGGAGAAAATATATATATGGTTTCTGCCATTGTTGGTAAAAATGGGACAGGAAAATCAAGTATTTTAAAATATATAAAAGATAATTATAGTATAAATCATGGTTATGATTCTATAGGTAATATTATATATTTCAGCCCACATCTAGATTATAGAGATGATTATAATTTTGATGTTGATCCTACTAATATTTCTTTAGACAATATTCTAAGAAGAGATTTAGAAGATATAATTGATGATGAAAAAGAACCAAATGAAAATGGTTGGAAATTGAATCCTAAACAAGATTTAGAATATTTGAATACTGATAGGCAAATGGATTTTTTATCTTCCAATATTCGTGTAGAACATCCTGTATTTTCAGAAATTTTCGAAGGCTTAAAATTCGGAATTGGTAATATAGTTTTACGAGGTTCAAACAAGACGGAAATCTCAAAAGAGTCATTCCATAATACCCCCCAACAATTTAGAGAAGTCATATTAAAGATTCTTGAAAAAAGCGAAACGGAATTAGATAATTGGAGTAGCATTCGTGTAAGAGAAAATAAAAGAGTAATTAATCAGCATGAAATAAATGCATACATCTTCAAACGTAATTTGATTATTTCTTTTTTATCAATTGTTGTTTCTGTAATGGAGCGGCATAACGATTATTTAAGCGAAGGAGTACTTGATATCGATGATAGCCAAGATGCGATAGATTTACTGAGAAAGTTTGTGAAAAATGCCAAGGTACATTCACAAGGTCATTCATCCAAAGAAGCAAAAACTGTATTTATTCCTCAAGTGTTAGAGCTTTTTGAATTTATTTATGCAATAGTCGATGAAATAAAGGATGAAGGTTTAATATCAAACAAGTCTTTCAATACCGAATATAAAAATCTTGAAAAAATAAAAGATTTACAAAAAGAAATATTAAATCATTTAGCTATAAATTACTATAATCGAAGAATTAAAATTAGTAACTTTTTAGGAATACAATCAACAGATAGAAAGCTTAGTTCAGGAGAAAATGCTTTATTAAATTTTTATTCTGTTTTATACGAACTCATCCAAAAAATCGATTTAGAAAATATTCAGAAAGAATATATTTTACTTTTGGATGAAGCCGATTTAGGTTACCATCCTGAGTGGAAGAAGAGATTTGTCAATTCTATAGTAAAAAGCCTTCCTTTATTTTTTAATTTTTCAAATGTTCAATCGAAAATTCAAATTATTTTCACAACTCATGATCCACTAACATTATCTGATATTCCGCGACAGAATGTTGTATTCTTAGATAAAAATGATGAAGGACAGACTATCATAAGTGAACAGAACATAGAAACATTTGGCGCAAACGTTAATGAACTTTTAGCAGACAGCTTTTTTATCTCAGATGGTTTAATGGGAGATTTTGCAAAAGAGAAAATTCAGGATTTAGTTTCATTTTTAACATTTGATATGGAATCGGCAGATGAAAATCAACCGATTGGGGTATGGGATGAAGATTCAGCCCAGCAATTAATTGAACTTGTAGGTGAGCCAGTTATTCAACAGAGACTACAATCGTTATTCGATATTAAATTTAATATTTCTGAAAAAGAGGCTTTACAATCTAAAATCAATGAACTTCAACAAAAACTTAAAGAATTAAATGAGAAGGATTCTGATAGATAG
- a CDS encoding McrB family protein yields MMNYFEKQEIDVLTKYSGKLKTDELQAVYDELQKTYQKIEFWASKVKEQIFPDGKVKITKKPTNQGNLFEFYQWAKIYPTKEDFNKKILAYTVSIEKNEKLVIKIDSVGLLDNNPLRKKYYQFRKANPIVKEYYLKDFAGWDDLVKTTVKDLRGFETYYNELKNILVSQTAVDRDLNISKNKSIITPLNQILYGPPGTGKTHKLLNEYYIHFEVQNKTVSKKEFEFEIINQLSWWQVFALVLLENRSSTVPDIKKHRFVDYKLQVSNTKSLSQTVWGQLSAHTIEDSVTVQYDKRTEPLIFNKSAGSVWEIVEDKKELIDELLELSQKIRDYKEINVTSKNYKFITFHQSFSYEDFIEGIKPTLDKELSDESSEVSYAIEKGIFYECCNDAAKLAGFLSLKDSIENYSKEERAAKYENASPYGLFIDEINRGNISQIFGELITVIEDTKRLGKDEVIVELPYSKSKFGVPPNLYIIGTMNTADRSVESLDTALRRRFCFEEMLPRVELLSPSAIYCKLLWDYKDVGWKDSEFVAKENNLFELIGVSQDFKDNRESIWAQMNKDKNLKIIKNDYFKDFKYSGVNLENLLQIINDRIEILLDRDHTIGHSFFIGINSFEDLKTVFQNNIVPLLQEYFFGDYEKIALVLGEGFVECIEANENNVKFAKWNGRSLETPEITRSFRLKNNIESIEEAIKLLLNE; encoded by the coding sequence ATGATGAATTATTTTGAAAAACAAGAAATAGATGTCCTAACTAAATATTCGGGAAAACTCAAAACTGATGAATTACAAGCAGTGTATGATGAGTTACAAAAAACTTATCAAAAAATTGAATTTTGGGCATCGAAAGTCAAAGAGCAAATTTTTCCTGATGGTAAAGTAAAAATTACTAAGAAACCAACCAATCAAGGAAATTTATTTGAATTCTATCAATGGGCGAAAATTTATCCAACTAAAGAAGATTTTAATAAGAAAATTCTTGCTTACACTGTAAGTATTGAAAAAAATGAAAAACTAGTAATTAAAATAGATAGTGTTGGATTGCTTGATAATAACCCATTGAGGAAAAAATATTATCAGTTTAGAAAAGCAAACCCGATTGTCAAAGAATACTATTTAAAAGATTTCGCAGGATGGGATGATTTGGTTAAGACAACTGTTAAAGATCTAAGGGGTTTCGAAACATATTATAATGAATTAAAAAATATATTAGTTTCACAAACTGCAGTTGATCGTGACTTGAATATATCAAAAAATAAAAGCATCATTACACCTCTTAACCAAATACTTTACGGTCCTCCAGGAACAGGAAAGACTCATAAGTTATTGAATGAGTATTATATTCATTTCGAAGTTCAAAATAAAACAGTAAGTAAAAAAGAGTTTGAATTTGAAATCATTAATCAACTTAGTTGGTGGCAAGTATTTGCTCTTGTGCTTCTTGAAAATAGAAGTTCAACAGTTCCTGATATCAAGAAACATAGATTTGTAGATTATAAACTGCAAGTTTCAAATACTAAAAGTTTAAGCCAAACAGTATGGGGGCAATTATCAGCACACACAATTGAAGACTCGGTTACAGTTCAATATGACAAAAGAACTGAGCCTTTAATTTTTAATAAATCGGCTGGTTCTGTTTGGGAAATTGTTGAAGATAAAAAAGAGCTAATTGATGAATTACTAGAATTATCACAAAAAATTAGAGATTATAAGGAAATAAATGTTACCTCTAAAAACTACAAATTCATTACTTTTCATCAATCCTTTTCTTATGAGGATTTTATCGAAGGAATTAAACCTACGTTGGATAAGGAATTAAGCGATGAATCTTCTGAAGTAAGTTATGCGATTGAAAAAGGAATTTTTTATGAATGTTGCAATGACGCTGCAAAGCTTGCCGGATTTTTGAGCTTAAAGGATTCTATTGAAAACTACAGTAAAGAAGAAAGAGCAGCCAAGTATGAGAATGCTTCTCCTTATGGTTTATTCATTGATGAAATCAACAGAGGGAATATTTCTCAAATATTTGGAGAATTAATTACTGTTATTGAAGACACAAAAAGGCTTGGCAAAGATGAAGTTATAGTAGAACTACCTTATAGCAAAAGTAAATTCGGCGTACCACCAAACCTTTATATCATCGGAACAATGAATACCGCAGATAGAAGTGTAGAATCTCTTGATACTGCTTTAAGAAGACGTTTTTGTTTCGAAGAAATGCTGCCAAGAGTTGAGTTGCTGTCACCCTCTGCTATATACTGTAAGTTATTATGGGATTATAAAGATGTAGGTTGGAAAGACAGTGAATTTGTAGCAAAGGAAAATAATTTATTTGAATTAATAGGTGTATCTCAAGATTTCAAAGATAATAGGGAGAGTATTTGGGCACAAATGAATAAAGATAAGAATCTCAAGATAATTAAAAATGATTATTTTAAAGATTTCAAATACTCTGGCGTTAATTTGGAAAATCTCTTACAAATAATAAATGATAGAATTGAAATCTTACTAGATAGAGATCATACAATAGGACATTCTTTTTTTATAGGTATCAATTCGTTTGAAGATTTAAAAACAGTTTTTCAGAATAATATTGTTCCATTGCTGCAGGAATACTTTTTCGGTGATTACGAAAAGATTGCTCTGGTTTTAGGAGAAGGCTTTGTAGAGTGTATTGAAGCAAATGAAAATAATGTAAAATTTGCAAAATGGAATGGTAGAAGTTTGGAAACCCCAGAAATAACAAGATCCTTTCGTTTAAAAAATAATATTGAGAGTATAGAAGAGGCTATCAAATTACTGTTGAATGAGTAA
- a CDS encoding McrC family protein, with amino-acid sequence MSNLNKSIKVFEYSSLQYGKEYDGFFFKESHFNKLVKLNELHQNKYFNVGYKKVTFKQYVGVIQVEGLTIEILPKIDHYEVENQFTKSKWQSVLIEMLRVTRKLKIQPVGQANVSRQSIHLLDIYFEWYLSEVQLLIHQGLIKQYYKKTGNVKTLKGKLQFAGHIQKNLVHKERFYTTHQIYDKDHLIHQILGQALEIIATLSKGNYLYSKCKTVQLDFPEVKAIKANENTFTKIPKSRKTTPYETALAIARLIILNYAPNVSSGSEKMLALLFDMNSLWEEYILVRLKQAAQGSDIEVYGQNSKGFWNGITIRPDIVLEKKGDKENKEILIIDTKWKNIDQSQPSTHDLRQMYVYNQFWKSTKSLLLYPSQNTDLKNESFILFDDKAHSCSLGKITVINDSGILNSNIAKSIFNLI; translated from the coding sequence ATGAGTAATTTAAATAAATCAATTAAAGTTTTTGAATACAGTTCTTTGCAATATGGTAAGGAATATGATGGATTTTTTTTCAAAGAATCACATTTTAACAAGCTGGTAAAATTAAATGAATTACATCAAAACAAATACTTCAATGTTGGGTATAAAAAAGTAACATTTAAGCAATATGTTGGTGTAATTCAGGTTGAAGGACTTACAATTGAAATTCTACCCAAAATAGATCATTATGAAGTAGAAAATCAATTTACAAAAAGCAAGTGGCAATCTGTTTTAATAGAGATGTTGCGTGTAACCCGAAAATTAAAAATTCAGCCGGTTGGTCAGGCCAATGTTTCAAGACAATCTATTCATCTTTTGGATATTTATTTTGAATGGTATTTGAGTGAAGTACAGTTGCTTATTCATCAGGGATTAATCAAACAATATTATAAGAAAACTGGGAATGTAAAGACTCTTAAAGGCAAACTACAATTTGCGGGTCACATCCAAAAGAATCTTGTTCACAAAGAAAGATTTTATACAACGCATCAAATTTATGATAAAGACCATTTAATTCATCAGATTTTAGGACAGGCTCTGGAAATTATAGCAACGTTATCCAAAGGAAATTATCTCTACAGCAAATGTAAAACGGTACAATTGGATTTCCCTGAAGTAAAAGCCATTAAAGCCAATGAAAATACATTTACTAAAATTCCCAAGTCTAGAAAAACTACGCCTTATGAAACGGCTTTAGCGATTGCAAGACTCATTATTTTAAATTATGCTCCTAATGTTTCAAGCGGTTCTGAAAAGATGCTGGCATTGCTTTTTGACATGAACAGCCTTTGGGAAGAATATATTTTGGTAAGATTAAAACAAGCCGCACAAGGAAGCGATATTGAAGTTTATGGACAAAATTCTAAAGGCTTTTGGAATGGTATAACGATTCGTCCAGATATTGTTTTAGAAAAGAAAGGAGATAAGGAAAATAAGGAAATTTTAATTATCGATACCAAATGGAAGAATATTGATCAGTCACAACCTTCTACCCATGACTTGAGGCAGATGTATGTTTATAATCAATTTTGGAAATCTACCAAATCGCTACTTTTATATCCTTCTCAAAATACTGACTTAAAAAACGAATCTTTTATTTTGTTTGATGATAAGGCGCACTCATGTTCTTTAGGTAAAATAACAGTCATCAATGATTCAGGCATTTTGAATTCTAATATTGCAAAAAGTATATTTAATTTGATCTAG
- a CDS encoding helix-turn-helix domain-containing protein: MSSNIRIEKICIFCKEKFIAKTFSTKYCTHSCNQKDYKKKAKEEKLRKSNEEFQTEVKLKQLKVVSIEDVQKKTYLTIKEVCLLMNISESTIRKLIKNGELKTIRVGKKHFLLKSELNEIS; this comes from the coding sequence ATGAGCAGTAACATTAGGATTGAGAAGATTTGTATCTTCTGTAAAGAGAAATTCATCGCTAAAACTTTTTCTACAAAATATTGTACACACAGTTGTAATCAAAAGGATTATAAGAAAAAAGCAAAGGAGGAAAAACTTCGAAAATCAAACGAAGAATTCCAAACAGAAGTAAAACTGAAACAACTAAAAGTGGTTTCCATTGAAGATGTTCAGAAGAAAACATATCTTACTATAAAGGAAGTTTGTTTGTTAATGAATATCTCTGAATCTACAATCAGAAAATTGATTAAAAACGGAGAACTAAAAACAATCCGTGTAGGGAAGAAACATTTCCTTTTGAAATCAGAATTAAATGAAATCAGCTGA